The genomic segment TATTGTTGAAAGAATGCACCGGGTTCAGAATGGTCGCAACTCATTAAGAGATATTAAATTTGAAGATAACCAATTTGATTATGATAGTTTGCAAATCGAAGCAATCAACAGCGCTCTTAATGAAAAAATGGTCTTAATCACTGGCAGTCCTGGCACTGGTAAAACTTTAATTACTAATCGAATTATTGAAGAATTGCTGAAGTATTATCCAGAAGATCGTATGGCAATTGTTACTCCCACTGGAAGGGCGACGATTAATATCAATAAACTCTCTTCAAAAAAAGCTGTTACTATTCATAGCTTTTTACAATGAGATCCTGATAAAAATATTTTTAAGATTAATGAAAGTTGACCAGAGTCAATTGAATGTTTAATTATTGATGAATTTTCGATGGTGAGCGTTGATTTATTTTTTAATTTATTAAAGGGCATTTCAACACGGACACTTGCAAAAATAATTCTGGTTGGCGATAAAAATCAACTTCCTTCTATAGGACCAGGTTATTTGATTCATGATTTTATTGAAGCAAATATATTTAAAACAATTGAATTAACTAAAATTTATCGTCAATCAGAAAACTATGAAATTATTCAAGATGCTATTGATATAAACGAAGGGAGAGCGCCTTCATTTTTAGGCAAGAATTCGCAATTTAGAGAAACTAAAAAAGAAGAGTTGGCTAAAAAAATTACTGAAGAAATTAGTGAATTGTTAAAACAAGGTTATAGCAAGCGCGACATTGCTATTCTTAGCCCAATTTATAACTATCAAACAGGGATTGATTATTTAAATGATTCACTAGCTAAATTTTGAAAAAAACTTGAAAATTCTGAACAAAATCAAATTTCTAAAACTAGAAAAATTTGCCTTGATGATAAAGTACTAAATACTGTAAATGATCCTTCTAAAAAAGTTTTCAATGGTGAAATTGGCTATGTTTCTAAATTTACTTTTGATAAAGAAAATTCTAATATCATCACGCATGTCGCAGTTGATTTTGAAGACGATGAAAAAACCGTTGTCTATACTAAGAGTGAATTTCTTAAAAAAACTATCCCAGCTTATTGCACTAGTGTGCATAAATATCAAGGTAGCGAATGTAAAGTGGTTTTAACGGTTCTTTTTAGCGAAGCAAAAAGGCTTTTAAGTAAGAAATTAATTTACACAGCCATTACGCGCTCAAAAAGACTAAGCATTGTTTTCGGCGAAAAAGAAGCTCTTGAATTCGGTGTAAAAAATGATAACGACTCACATCGACAAACCTGTATTAAAGAATTGTGAAAGGCAATAACGGAGTAAAAATATGAAATTAATTGTAGGACTGGGTAATCCAGGAACTGAATATGAAAAGACTAGACATAATATCGGTTTCATGGCAGTTGACAAAATTTGCGAAAAATTAAATATTTCTTTAAATGAAAAAA from the Metamycoplasma arthritidis genome contains:
- a CDS encoding AAA family ATPase, coding for MEEFVKVTGVFKKAIYERANGYKVFSFAIAHQEHPKEPIKTNHFGTISVVFNKLDVEVDKYYDLVLEYQEASRYPNSYNLISLNESEYWKLNYIVKFLQSPHFPGIGPITAKKIVDKFGFDTIKILTDDSSLNFLEFGMKKEAFEQMQTYLRENKQAVEDQIFFLKLNLSPDFYEKVNQKFLTLESFINTYRDNFYEFYFDQQGLKISDLAKINKFFHPEGHEFDKAMIIYQALENFFFDSGNTKTQISTFYSYFFKNIERVTVEEFKNNLKPLIVANKVLLFDNKSSITTSKLREMEEYIVERMHRVQNGRNSLRDIKFEDNQFDYDSLQIEAINSALNEKMVLITGSPGTGKTLITNRIIEELLKYYPEDRMAIVTPTGRATININKLSSKKAVTIHSFLQWDPDKNIFKINESWPESIECLIIDEFSMVSVDLFFNLLKGISTRTLAKIILVGDKNQLPSIGPGYLIHDFIEANIFKTIELTKIYRQSENYEIIQDAIDINEGRAPSFLGKNSQFRETKKEELAKKITEEISELLKQGYSKRDIAILSPIYNYQTGIDYLNDSLAKFWKKLENSEQNQISKTRKICLDDKVLNTVNDPSKKVFNGEIGYVSKFTFDKENSNIITHVAVDFEDDEKTVVYTKSEFLKKTIPAYCTSVHKYQGSECKVVLTVLFSEAKRLLSKKLIYTAITRSKRLSIVFGEKEALEFGVKNDNDSHRQTCIKELWKAITE